Genomic window (Rossellomorea aquimaris):
GGGGTTGAAATCGGCGACAAACACGTTGAGGTTATGGTTCGTCAAATGTTACGCAAGGTTCGTGTTATTGATGCAGGTGAATCTGAGGTACTGCCAGGTACTCTTATGGACATCCATCAATTCAGAGATGCGAACGAAAAAGCTCTATTTGGCGGAAAGCTTCCAGCAACAGGTCGTCCTGTACTGCTCGGAATCACCAAAGCTTCACTTGAAACAGATTCCTTCTTATCAGCAGCATCGTTCCAGGAAACAACTCGTGTGTTAACGGACGCTGCCATTAAAGGAAAACGTGATGAGTTACTTGGATTGAAAGAAAATGTTATCATCGGTAAATTGGTTCCTGCCGGTACAGGTATGCAACGTTACCGCAAGGCAGAGCCGGTTTTAGCAGAAGATACTAGTGAAGAAACAGTAACAGTAGAGTAATCTATTTAGGCTAACTCTTAGGCGTGTTTGATTGCTCAAACATAAGCTCTAAGAGTTAGCTTTTATAAATCTTTTAAATCTATGTTGACATAGAGATTTTAAGATGATAATATATTCAAGGTTGCTCCTATTAATAACCTGTTACTTTGGAGGATACGAAATGTCTTATGAAAAAGTAGCGCAGGCTAAAGAAATTATTGTAGGAACAAAGCAAGCAGTGAAAGCTCTAAAAACAGGTCATGTACTAGAAGTTGTTATTGCGGAAGATGCTGATCCCAAAGTTACAGCGAAAGTAGTTCAGGCCGCTATCGATCTTAAAGTACCGGTTAACAATGTGGATTCTATGAAGAAACTTGGTAAATCGTGCGGAATAGATGTTGGAGCAGCAGCTGTTGCGATTATACAGTAAAATAGTTTTTGTAGAAGTTATCTGCAAAAACTTTACTTTTACCCAAAAAAGAACCACCTGGATGTGTGGGCTTACCAAATAAGAAGGGAGGAAAACAAAATGCCAACTATTAACCAATTAGTTCGCAAGCCTCGTCAGTCTAAATCAACTAAATCAAAGTCACCTGCACTTAACAAAGGTTATAACAGCTTTAAGAAAGTGCACACGAACTTGTCTTCTCCACAAAAACGTGGTGTATGTACTCGTGTTGGTACAATGACTCCAAAGAAACCGAACTCGGCGCTACGTAAATATGCTCGTGTTCGTTTAACAAATGGAATCGAGGTTACTGCTTACATTCCTGGTATCGGACATAACCTTCAAGAGCACAGTGTTGTTCTTATCCGCGGAGGACGTGTAAAGGATTTACCGGGAGTACGTTATCACATCGTACGTGGTGCGCTTGATACAGCTGGAGTTGAAGGCCGTATGCAAGGACGTTCTAAATACGGAACTAAGCGCCCTAAAGCAGCTAAAAAATAATAAAAAAATCATAAATTCATTTCTCGTTGAAAGGAGGAAATCACATGCCACGTAAAGGTCCTGTAGCAAAAAGAGACGTTTTACCTGATCCAATGTACAATTCAAAATTAGTTACTCGTTTAATCAACAAAATCATGATTGACGGTAAAAGAGGTAAAGCTCAAAAGAAATTATACGCTGCGTTTGATATCATTAGCGAGCGTTCAGGTAAAGATGCAATGGAAGTATTCGATGCAGCTCTAAAAAATATCA
Coding sequences:
- a CDS encoding 50S ribosomal protein L7ae-like protein, translated to MSYEKVAQAKEIIVGTKQAVKALKTGHVLEVVIAEDADPKVTAKVVQAAIDLKVPVNNVDSMKKLGKSCGIDVGAAAVAIIQ
- the rpsL gene encoding 30S ribosomal protein S12, which encodes MPTINQLVRKPRQSKSTKSKSPALNKGYNSFKKVHTNLSSPQKRGVCTRVGTMTPKKPNSALRKYARVRLTNGIEVTAYIPGIGHNLQEHSVVLIRGGRVKDLPGVRYHIVRGALDTAGVEGRMQGRSKYGTKRPKAAKK